The nucleotide sequence CGTGATGCCGCTGTTGATGGCGAACGCGCTGAAGCTGCAAAAGTACGGGGCGTAGGAAGCGAAGCGGCCAGCGGGCCAAATAGGGGGACTGAGGGGTTGTTCGCCCCCGTCCCCTTGCACCAAGAAAGGAGCCGGGGCCTAGGCTCCGGCTCCTTTGGGCTGTGGGCTGCTCGCCTGCTTTAGAAGTCCATCCCGCCCATGTCCGGCGCGCCAGCACCGGCGGGGGCCTTTTCCTTCTCGGGCTTGTCGCTGACGATGGCTTCGGTCGTCAGGATCAGAGCGCCGATGGAGGCAGCGTTCTGCAGGGCCGTGCGGGTGACCTTGGCGGGGTCCACGATGCCCGCGGCGATCATGTCGTCCACGTACTCACCCGTCGCAGCGTTGAAGCCGAAGCGGGGCTTGTCGCTGCCCACGACGGCATTCACGATGACGCTGCCCTCCTCGCCCGCGTTCGCGGCGATCTGACGGGCGGGCTCTTCCAGGGCGCGAATCAGGATGCGCGCACCGGTGGCCTCGTCACCCTCCAGGCTCTCGGCGACTCGGCGAACAGCGGGAATGACGCGCAGCAGCGTGGTGCCGCCACCCGCGACGATGCCTTCCTCGACCGCCGAGCGAGCGGTGGAGAGGGCGTCCTCGTAGCGGTGCTTCTTCTCCTTGAGTTCGGTCTCGGTCGCGGCCCCCACACGGATCACAGCCACACCGCCCGCCAGCTTGGCGAGGCGCTCCTGGAGCTTCTCGCGGGCGTAGTCAGAGTCGGTGGTCTCCAGCTCGGCCTTGATGGCGTTCACGCGGGCGTCGATCTCGGCCTGGTTGCCCATGCCGTCGATGATCGTCGTCTCGTCCTTGGTGATGCGGACCCGCTTGGCACGGCCCAGCATGTCGAGACCGACATTCTCCAGGCGGTGACCCAGGTCCTCGCTGACGACCTGACCGCCCGTCACGGCCGCGATGTCGCGCAGCATCTCCTTGCGGCGGTCACCGAAGCCAGGAGCCTTCACGGCCGCGATGTTCAGCGTGCCGCGCAGCTTGTTCACGACCAGGGTGGCAAGCGCCTCGCCCTCCACGTCTTCGGCGATGATCAGCAGCGGACGGCCGGTCTGCGCGACCTTTTCCAGCACCGGGAGCAAATCCTTGAGGGCGCTGATCTTCTTCTCGTTGATCAGGATGTAGGCGTCTTCCAGGACCGCTTCCATCGTATCGGGGCTGGTGATGAAGTAGGGGCTGATGTAGCCCTTGTCAAACTGCATCCCCTCCACGACGTCCACTTCGGTGTCAAAGCCCTTGGACTCCTCGATGGTGATGACGCCTTCCTTGCCCACCTTGTCCATCGCGTTGGCGATTTCCTCGCCAACCTGCGGATCGTTGGCCGAGATGCCCGCGACCTTCTTGATGGCGTCGCTGTCCTCAACGGGCACCGCCAGGCGCTTGATCTCCTCGGTCGCGGCGGCAACCGCCTTGTCGATGCCGCGCTTGAGGGCAAGGGGGTTCGCGCCCGCCGCAACGTTGCGCAGACCTTCCTTCACGATGGCCTGGCCGAGCACCGTAGCGGTGGTGGTGCCGTCACCGGTGATGTCGTTGGTCTTGGAGGCGATTTCCTTGAGAAGCTGCGCGCCGATGTTCTCGAGCTTGTCCTCGAGCTCCACTTCCTTGGCGACGGTCACGCCGTCCTTGGTGATCGTGGGGCTGCCGAATTTCTTCTCGATGACGACGTTGCGGCCGCGCGGCCCCAGGGTGACCTTGACGGCATTGGCAACGGCGTTCACGCCGCGTTCCAGGCTACGGCGGGCATTCTCTTCAAACACGAGTTGCTTGGGCATGTGGCTTCCTCCTCAGGTGAAGTGAAGTTGAGAATTACTCGACGATGGCGAGGATGTCGCGCTCGTTCAGGATGGAGTAGTTCTTACCGTCCAGGGAGACTTCCGTACCGCCGTACTTGGCGAAGTACACGGTGTCGCCTTCTTTCACGTCCAGCGCGACGCGCGTGCCGTTGTCGAGCAGCTTGCCGTTGCCAACGGCCACGACCTTGCCGCGCTGGCTCTTTTCCTTGGCCGTATCGGGAACGTACAGGCCCCCAGCCGTCTTCTGCTCGGCTTCTTCGATAATCTCAACGAGAACGCGGTCGCCCAGTGGTTTCAGCATGGGTGTCCCTCCTGTGAAGTGAAATGTGAGCGTGGCGGCAGGCTGCCGAGCAGTCCGGCAGCTTTTTGCCGTTCCAGACGGAATAGTAGTCCCCTCGGCTCAAGAAAGTCAACACCTTGAATCTGACAATCTGAGTCTTGTGCGCTCAAGCTGCGCCAGCACGCTGCTTTTGGGCCCATGTCTTGACATCACAATGCCCAACGTATATACGTAATACATATATCTAGCAAACGTTGTGTGCCTCTCCTGGAGGAGACCTATGCCCCGACCCAACATTCTGTCCCGTTCAGCGTTTGAAGACGCGTTTGAGGCGCTCAACGGGGCTCCGGTGACCCTGGCGGTGCTTGACCTTGACCACTTCAAGCTGCTGAACGACACCCTCGGGCACGCGGAAGGGGACCGCGTGCTGCGGGACGTGGAACGCCTGCTGTCGGGCAGCCTCCCCACGGGCAGCGTGATCGGGCGAGTGGGGGGTGACGAGTATGGGGTGATCCTGCCTGAAACGGCTGCTGAGACGGCCCTGATTCTCTTTGACGAGGTGATTCGGCACTTTCACATTCACCGCGATCCGCACTGGCCGCGCACCCTCAGCCTGAGCGTTGGCCTGGCTGCTCGGCCCGCGCACGCCCACACCTTTGCCGACCTGTACCGTGCGGCTGACGAGGCACTCTTGCGCGCCAAACGCGAGGGCCGCAGCCGGGCCTGCATCTACGTGGAGAGCAAGATGATCCTGAAGTCCAACTACTACCCCAAAAGCCAGCTCGAACGCCTCGCCAAGCTCTCGGGTGCGCTGGGCCGGACCGAGGCGTCCCTGCTGCGCGAGGCGCTCGAACACCTGATCGAGCGGTACCGGGAGGCGTTGTGACCGGGGCAGCTTCGCGGGAGGGGGAGAAGAGCCCCCAGGAGAGGTTGTCAGAAGGGTGGCACGCCGCCCTCTCCGAAGCCTGGATGGCCTACTGCCGGGGTTCTTATCCCATCGGAGCCGTCGTGGTGGACGGGGCCGGGCAGGTGATCGCCCGGGGGCGCAACCGGCTGAGCGAGCCTCGCGGGGCGGCGGGGGGCGTCATCAGCGGGCATGACCTGGCCCACGCTGAGATCAATGCCCTGCTGAATCTGTCTGCCACGCCGCGTCCGGAGTGTTACAGCTGGACGGTGCTGACCACGGTGGAACCCTGTCCGCAGTGTGCGGGGGCCATCGCCATGAGCGGGCTGCGGGCGGTGGAGTATGCTGCGCCGGACCCCTGGGCGGGCTGCACCCGGCTGCTGACCGACGATCCCTACGTGTCGGGGAAGAGGATTCAGGTGGGCCGCGCGCCGGAGAATGTGCAGCGGCTGGCGCTGCGGCTGGCGCTGGTGGGCTTTCTGGAAGCGGGGCACAGCAGACTCGGGCCTGTCCTCCAGGCCTTTCAGGAGTATGGAGAAGACCTCGCCGCCGCACACGAACTGCATGACCGGGGCACCCTGCAGGCCCTGCGCTCGGCTGGGGCAGCCCTGGGGGACGTTCTGGGCGTTCTGGGTGGAGGGGCCCCGTGACCGGGGCCAGGTCCACGGGACCTCTCGCCTTCCCCCGACCGCACCGGCCGTGCCTTGTCTGGGTCGAGCACGGGGACCGCGGGTTGATGGCCGGGTTGCGGCCCTGCGGCGCGACTGCTGACCGCGTGAATCTCACGCCGCACCGGGCGCTTACAGCCAAGAGTGTGGGCTGAAACCGGAGCCGGAGTGCCCTGCGTGCCGGTGGATGGTCGCAACTGACCGCCCGCCGCCCATACGGTGGGCGCGCCGCAGACGGAAGGTGCTCGTCGGCCCGGTGGCGGCACCCCTGAAGGAGTTGCCCAACGAGGAGTGCGCGGAGATGGGCTGGACAGTCAACGCCCTTGCGGTCATGCCCGACCACGTTCACCTGTCCCTTGCTACGGGGCCGGACGTGTCTCCGGCTCAGGTCATGCACGCGCTCAAGGGAGACACGCTCCTCCTGGGTCAGCAGCGGAGTTCATCGCCGCCCAAAAAACGAGGGACTCGGTGGCGACGCTGCGCAAGGTCTACAGGTTTCGGTTGTGCCCCACCCAAGAGCAGGGGCAAGCCTTCCTGGCGCTGGCCGGGAGTCGCCGCTTCGTCTCTCGCCGCTCAGCCACGAACTCACCGCCCTCAAGAAGCAGGACGAGACGGCGTGGCTTCAATCCTGGCGCAGCAGCGGATAGGGGTTGATCGCGCCCCCCAGCTCATAGATCCCGTAGTGCAGGTGCGGGGGCGTGCCTTTCGCGTTGCCGCTGTCTCCCACATAGCCCACCACGTCCCCAGCCTCCACCCAGTCGCCTTCCTGGAGGTCCGGATAGCGGTCGAGGTGCGCGTAATAGTGCCGCTGTCCGCCGGGCCCGAGGAGGGTCACGGTGCGGCCCCCCAGCCGGTTCTCGCCCACGTTGAGGACGAGGCCGCGCGTCGTGGCGCGGATGGGCGTGCCGCGCGGCGCGAAGATGTCCACCCCTTCATGCCGCCGCCCCTCGCTGCGGGCTGCGCCCCAGGTGTCCACGAAACGCTGGCCCGGCAGGGGATTGGGAAGGCTCTGTTCGGTGGGCGCCGGCGCGGAGAGCAGCGCCACGTACCGCCAGGCCTGTCTGGTGGCGGGCCACAGCAGAGAGGCGGCCCCGACCAGTACGGCGAGCACGAGAAGGAGGCGAAGGAGGCGGCGCACCTCCCCAGCATGGCGGAGCGGGATGAGAGCTGGCCCGCTGCTTTCCAACACCGAGTGGCCCTCCTGCTCGGGGAGGCCAGCGCAGAACGCGGGTGGCGAGGAATGAAGGCCACGTTCCAGCCGACGAAACCGGGACAACCAGGCGAATCCTGGCCGCGCCCGGGGTTTCTTTGCCGATATCGCCGCCATCGACGAAGGCGACCTCCAACATCCCTCCGGTCCTAACCCGCACGATGCCCGCTCTCGGGCATGTCTGGCAGGGTGCGGCTCCGCTCGCAGAGTGCGCTGCTGCTGGAGCCGACTCACCAAACGCCCCCTTCCCTGCCGAGCGTGCCACCAGCGGTGGGCTGCTTACCCCCTCTGGTAGAGGAGAGGCGCCGGGCAGGAGGGTTTGGAGAACAACAAGAAGGGCGCTGGGCAAAAGCCGTAGCGCCCTTCCCGCTCTCGCTTTTTCCTACCCGTTCACCACCTCGCCGCCATTCGGGTGCAGGACCTGTCCGGTCATGTAGCTGCTGTCCTCCGAGGCCAGGAAGACGTAGGCGGGCGCGACTTCAGCGGGTTGGCCGGGGCGCTTCAGGGGGACGTCCTGGCCGAAGCTCTCGACCTTTTGCGGCTCAAAAGTGCTGGGAATCAGGGGCGTCCAGATCGGTCCCGGAGCCACAGCGTTCACGCGGATGCCCTGTTCCGCCAGGCTCTGGCTGAGGCTGCGGGTAAAGGCGACAATGGCACCCTTGGTGCTGGAGTAGTCGAGCAGTTGGGGACTTCCCTTGTAGGCCGTGACGCTGGTGGTGTTGATGATGGTTGCACCCTGCTTCAGGTGCGGCAGCGCCGCCTGGGTCAGGTAGAACATGCCAAAGATGTTCGTGCGGAAGGTGCGCTCCAACTGCTCGGGCGTGATGTCCGTAATGCTGGGCTGCGGGTGCTGCTCAGCGGCGTTATTCACCAGAATGTCGAGCCGACCCAGCTCCTGAAGGGTCTGCTGCACGGCCTGCTGGCAAAACTGCGGGTCGCCGATGTCCCCGCTGATCGCCAGAGCGCGGCGGCCCTCGCCCTCCACAAGCGCCACGGTGCTTTGCGCGTCCTCGTGCTCGTCGAGGTACACCACGGCAACGTCAGCGCCCTCGCGCGCGAAGTGCACGGCGACGGCCCGCCCAATCCCGCTGTCCCCCCCGGTGATCAGCGCGACCTTGCCCGTCAGTTTGCCGCTGCCACGGTAATCATCGCGAATGGTGATGGGCTTTTGGTTCATCTCCGACTGGTGACCCGGCTCCTGGGCCTGGGTCTCGCCCGAAGCCTGTTGGGGAAAGTTCTCCGTCGGAGCCGACTCGGACTGGACGTTTTGCTTCCTGTCATCCTTCGTCATGTCGGGCACTCTTCCACGGCGTCCCGCCCGCCCGCTGTGTCTGGCTCACAAGCTTGAGACGGGCTAAAGGCCGTGCTGGACGGAAAAAGGCTTCGGTATGTGGGCTTTTTGCCCCCCGATGAATTCCATGACAACTTCCACAAGGAAGCGTTTGCCAGGGCGTTGAGCGGTCAGAGCACGCCCTTGACAACCTTGACCACGTTGGGCACGGTAAAGCCGAACTTCTCGAACAGCACCCGCGCGGGGGCTGACGCGCCGAAGGTGGTCATGCCGATCACGGCGCCGTCTGTTCCCACCCACTCGTACCAGGGCAGAGGGCTGGCTGCCTCGATGGCCACCCGTTTCACGCCGGGAGTCAGCACCGAGTCGCGGTACCCGGCGTCCTGCTCACGGAAGACTTCTATGCAGGGCATAGAGACGACCCGGGCCCGAATGCCCTCCCCGGCCAAGGCCTCGGCCGCGTCGAGGGCCAGGCTGACTTCCGAGCCGGTCGCGATCAGAATGACCTGTGCCGGACCGTCCTGGGGGTCGCGGACCACATAGGCCCCCTTGCGTACACCCGCGTGGTTTCGCGGGAGCACCGGGAGATCCTGGCGGGAGAGGGCCAGCGCCGTCGGGCCCTTGCCGTACTCCAGGGCCATCTGCCAGGCAGCGGCGGTCTCGTTCGCATCGGCGGGACGAATCACCCGGGCTCCCGGCACGGCGCGCAGCATGGCGAGCTGCTCGATGGGCTGGTGCGTGGGGCCGTCCTCGCCCAAACCGATGGAGTCGTGCGTCAGGACGTACGTAACCGGCTGGAATTGCAGCGCGGAGAGTCGGAAGGCGGGTTTGAGGTAATCGGCGAACACCAGGAAGGTGCCCACGAGGGGCCGCAGCCCCCCGTACAGCGCCAGGCCGTTGCCGGCAGCGGCCATGCCGAACTCGCGCACGCCGAAGTACACGTTGCGGCCCTCGTAGCTTCCGGGCAGGAGTTCGCCGCCGTCCTTGATGGTGGTCTTCGTGCTGCCGGAGAGGTCCGCGCTGCCGCCCATCAGACCCGGGACCACCTTGGCCAGCGCGTTGATGACTTCCCCGCTGGCGTTGCGGGTCGCGATCGCCTTGCCACCCACCTCAAAGGAGGGGAGGGCCTCGGCCAGGTTCTCGGGCAGGCGGCGGGCAAGCAGCGCGTCCACCTCGGCGGCGAGGTCGGGGTACTCGGCACGGTAGCGGTCGAGCAGGGCCTGCCACTCAGCTTCCCACGCCGCGCCGCGTTCCCGGGCGTCCATATGGGCGCGCACCTCGTCGGGAACGGTGAAGGGCGGGTAGTTCCAGCCCAGGGCCTTTTTGGTGGCGGCGACGCCCTCCTCGCCCAAGGGCTCGCCGTGCGCCTTGCTGGTGCCCGCTCGGGGGCTGCCGAAGCCGATCACGGTACGAACCTGAATGAGCGTGGGTTGCTCGGTGTTCAGCTGGGCCTGGCGGATCGCGTTCTCGATTTCGGTGAGGTCGTTGCCGTCCTGTACCCGCAGCACCTGCCAGCCGTAGGCGCGGTAGCGTTCGGCCACATCCTCCGATTCGGCCTTGGCG is from Deinococcus sp. YIM 77859 and encodes:
- the tkt gene encoding transketolase; this translates as MTAVQQDLDQLSINTMRTLAIDAVQAANSGHPGAPLGASPMAYVLWQRFLRHNPRNPEWPGRDRFVLSAGHASMLIYSLLHLTGYDMPLEDIKRFRQWGSKTPGHPEFFHTKGLDATTGPLGQGAAMTVGMALAEAHLAARYNRAGFPIFNNYTYGLLGDGDLQEGVNHEAAALAGHLKLGKLIWLHDDNQVQLDTATAKAESEDVAERYRAYGWQVLRVQDGNDLTEIENAIRQAQLNTEQPTLIQVRTVIGFGSPRAGTSKAHGEPLGEEGVAATKKALGWNYPPFTVPDEVRAHMDARERGAAWEAEWQALLDRYRAEYPDLAAEVDALLARRLPENLAEALPSFEVGGKAIATRNASGEVINALAKVVPGLMGGSADLSGSTKTTIKDGGELLPGSYEGRNVYFGVREFGMAAAGNGLALYGGLRPLVGTFLVFADYLKPAFRLSALQFQPVTYVLTHDSIGLGEDGPTHQPIEQLAMLRAVPGARVIRPADANETAAAWQMALEYGKGPTALALSRQDLPVLPRNHAGVRKGAYVVRDPQDGPAQVILIATGSEVSLALDAAEALAGEGIRARVVSMPCIEVFREQDAGYRDSVLTPGVKRVAIEAASPLPWYEWVGTDGAVIGMTTFGASAPARVLFEKFGFTVPNVVKVVKGVL
- a CDS encoding GGDEF domain-containing protein; translation: MPRPNILSRSAFEDAFEALNGAPVTLAVLDLDHFKLLNDTLGHAEGDRVLRDVERLLSGSLPTGSVIGRVGGDEYGVILPETAAETALILFDEVIRHFHIHRDPHWPRTLSLSVGLAARPAHAHTFADLYRAADEALLRAKREGRSRACIYVESKMILKSNYYPKSQLERLAKLSGALGRTEASLLREALEHLIERYREAL
- the groES gene encoding co-chaperone GroES, which translates into the protein MLKPLGDRVLVEIIEEAEQKTAGGLYVPDTAKEKSQRGKVVAVGNGKLLDNGTRVALDVKEGDTVYFAKYGGTEVSLDGKNYSILNERDILAIVE
- a CDS encoding SDR family oxidoreductase; translation: MTKDDRKQNVQSESAPTENFPQQASGETQAQEPGHQSEMNQKPITIRDDYRGSGKLTGKVALITGGDSGIGRAVAVHFAREGADVAVVYLDEHEDAQSTVALVEGEGRRALAISGDIGDPQFCQQAVQQTLQELGRLDILVNNAAEQHPQPSITDITPEQLERTFRTNIFGMFYLTQAALPHLKQGATIINTTSVTAYKGSPQLLDYSSTKGAIVAFTRSLSQSLAEQGIRVNAVAPGPIWTPLIPSTFEPQKVESFGQDVPLKRPGQPAEVAPAYVFLASEDSSYMTGQVLHPNGGEVVNG
- the groL gene encoding chaperonin GroEL (60 kDa chaperone family; promotes refolding of misfolded polypeptides especially under stressful conditions; forms two stacked rings of heptamers to form a barrel-shaped 14mer; ends can be capped by GroES; misfolded proteins enter the barrel where they are refolded when GroES binds), with amino-acid sequence MPKQLVFEENARRSLERGVNAVANAVKVTLGPRGRNVVIEKKFGSPTITKDGVTVAKEVELEDKLENIGAQLLKEIASKTNDITGDGTTTATVLGQAIVKEGLRNVAAGANPLALKRGIDKAVAAATEEIKRLAVPVEDSDAIKKVAGISANDPQVGEEIANAMDKVGKEGVITIEESKGFDTEVDVVEGMQFDKGYISPYFITSPDTMEAVLEDAYILINEKKISALKDLLPVLEKVAQTGRPLLIIAEDVEGEALATLVVNKLRGTLNIAAVKAPGFGDRRKEMLRDIAAVTGGQVVSEDLGHRLENVGLDMLGRAKRVRITKDETTIIDGMGNQAEIDARVNAIKAELETTDSDYAREKLQERLAKLAGGVAVIRVGAATETELKEKKHRYEDALSTARSAVEEGIVAGGGTTLLRVIPAVRRVAESLEGDEATGARILIRALEEPARQIAANAGEEGSVIVNAVVGSDKPRFGFNAATGEYVDDMIAAGIVDPAKVTRTALQNAASIGALILTTEAIVSDKPEKEKAPAGAGAPDMGGMDF
- a CDS encoding nucleoside deaminase, translating into MSEGWHAALSEAWMAYCRGSYPIGAVVVDGAGQVIARGRNRLSEPRGAAGGVISGHDLAHAEINALLNLSATPRPECYSWTVLTTVEPCPQCAGAIAMSGLRAVEYAAPDPWAGCTRLLTDDPYVSGKRIQVGRAPENVQRLALRLALVGFLEAGHSRLGPVLQAFQEYGEDLAAAHELHDRGTLQALRSAGAALGDVLGVLGGGAP
- a CDS encoding M23 family metallopeptidase, coding for MRRLLRLLLVLAVLVGAASLLWPATRQAWRYVALLSAPAPTEQSLPNPLPGQRFVDTWGAARSEGRRHEGVDIFAPRGTPIRATTRGLVLNVGENRLGGRTVTLLGPGGQRHYYAHLDRYPDLQEGDWVEAGDVVGYVGDSGNAKGTPPHLHYGIYELGGAINPYPLLRQD
- a CDS encoding helix-turn-helix domain-containing protein, producing the protein MATLRKVYRFRLCPTQEQGQAFLALAGSRRFVSRRSATNSPPSRSRTRRRGFNPGAAADRG